A stretch of Cicer arietinum cultivar CDC Frontier isolate Library 1 chromosome 5, Cicar.CDCFrontier_v2.0, whole genome shotgun sequence DNA encodes these proteins:
- the LOC101503215 gene encoding uncharacterized protein: MRNSHTFIRRESLSHSTFSYAVSLTHSLTTYFTCVFSSSPFFHLPFQMEGYSNSDVGCDEESVLVTPYQKQVLLKSDLQPRSIDLPLSSGGDNSSVTSMKEDCESPLSSWESEPEFDIPSVINCHGMLEGPNELNENCDNMEQQDQFVGVENTDDSLLWEIDNRSYDELLVKFIHSEQELRVANFKLQLSEQEIIKLNVQIEKGEDQLDDVREELKLKEEELHKQKELSEEEIFKLKIQIEKSEGQLDNVREELKLKDEELYIRKELSEEQIFMLSIQIEKSEDQLDKMREELKLKGEELQKQTAELETHIPDYVCRIAKLVDDLEIANEQLKISKDEIEVSRKELDNKSSETHQLEDQLKVAQKNMANLESELVEEEKQIQMLEELVKWYEANETNRNLEVKKLTDKILVSEAKFASERDTLYSDIESLSDMKMNLNSKLKDSGSRNIELENKLRKCEAEKMEQEKLHESQQIVLQDDIRSLREELNQRRNDVEAVNKKFVMLMTERDEANAKIDKLNAEICSRDDQITSLMEVIHKLKTLQKELVTRYKTIVGELQKEVTRQNGVISERNEEKREAIRQLCFSLEHYRSGYIQLLQAFIGQRRRGGDRARFSCI, from the coding sequence ATGGAGGGTTATAGCAATTCCGACGTAGGTTGTGACGAAGAAAGTGTACTGGTGACTCCATATCAGAAGCAGGTGTTGCTGAAGTCTGACCTTCAACCTCGCAGTATTGACTTGCCTCTTAGCTCTGGTGGTGATAATAGCTCTGTGACTTCTATGAAAGAGGATTGTGAATCACCTTTATCATCATGGGAATCAGAACCTGAATTTGATATTCCATCTGTAATCAATTGCCATGGCATGCTTGAGGGACCCAATGAACTGAATGAGAATTGTGATAACATGGAACAACAAGATCAATTTGTTGGGGTGGAAAATACAGATGATAGTTTATTGTGGGAGATAGACAATAGAAGTTATGATGAGTTGCTCGTAAAGTTCATTCATTCTGAGCAAGAGCTAAGAGTTGCCAATTTTAAACTTCAGCTTTCGGAACAAGAGATTATCAAGTTGAATGTTCAAATTGAGAAAGGTGAGGATCAGCTTGATGATGTGCGGGAAGAATTGAAGCTGAAAGAGGAGGAGTTGCATAAACAAAAAGAGCTTTCAGAAGAAGAGATTTTCAAGTTGAAGATTCAAATTGAGAAAAGTGAGGGTCAGCTTGATAATGTGAGAGAAGAATTGAAGCTGAAAGATGAGGAGTTGTATATACGAAAAGAGCTTTCAGAAGAACAGATTTTCATGTTGAGTATTCAAATTGAGAAAAGTGAGGATCAGCTTGATAAAATGAGAGAAGAGTTAAAGCTGAAAGGCGAGGAGTTGCAAAAACAAACTGCTGAATTGGAGACTCATATTCCAGATTATGTCTGCAGGATTGCAAAGTTGGTGGATGATCTAGAGATAGCTAATGAACAACTCAAGATATCAAAAGATGAAATTGAAGTTTCAAGAAAGGAACTTGATAATAAGTCATCTGAGACTCATCAATTGGAAGATCAGCTTAAAGTAGCACAGAAAAATATGGCTAATTTAGAAAGTGAGCTTGTTGAGGAGGAAAAGCAGATTCAAATGCTTGAGGAGTTGGTTAAGTGGTATGAGGCAAATGAAACTAACCGCAACCTTGAAGTGAAaaaattgacagataaaattcTTGTTTCAGAGGCAAAATTTGCTTCCGAGAGAGATACGTTGTATTCTGATATTGAAAGTTTGTctgatatgaaaatgaatttgaaCTCTAAACTCAAGGATTCAGGGTCTAGAAACATTGAATTAGAAAACAAATTAAGAAAATGTGAAGCTGAAAAAATGGAACAAGAAAAGTTGCATGAAagtcaacaaatagttttgcaaGATGATATCCGTTCTTTGAGAGAAGAACTTAATCAGAGAAGAAACGATGTAGAAGCTGTGAATAAGAAATTTGTCATGCTAATGACTGAAAGAGATGAAGCTAATGCAAAGATTGATAAGCTTAATGCTGAGATATGCTCTCGAGACGACCAGATAACAAGTCTGATGGAAGTGATTCACAAGCTAAAAACACTACAGAAGGAGCTGGTGACCAGATATAAAACTATAGTTGGAGAACTTCAAAAAGAGGTGACTAGACAGAATGGTGTGATCTCAGAAAGGAATGAGGAGAAGAGGGAAGCAATTCGACAACTATGTTTTTCACTTGAGCATTATAGGAGTGGATATATCCAACTTCTTCAAGCATTTATTGGTCAAAGGCGTCGTGGTGGTGACAGAGCTAGATTTAGTTGCATTTAG